One Hevea brasiliensis isolate MT/VB/25A 57/8 chromosome 6, ASM3005281v1, whole genome shotgun sequence genomic window, TGTGAGAGGGAACTATCTTCAATTTCTATTAAAAGTAATAAATTCAGAGGGAGGTTCAAAATTTATGGCAACTTCTGTAATTGAGCATTGTTTCCTCTTTTTTCTTCATTATTTTCATCGGTGAATGCAGGCAGCATCAGAGATGGATTTTCGACCAAGTCGAATGGTTGTGATTGTAAAACATGTTGAGGCTTTTGTTAGGGAATTTTTTGATCAGAATCCACTTAGCCAGATTGGTTTGGTGACTATAAAAGATGGGGTTGCCCATTCCTTAACAGAGCTTGGTGGGAGTCCAGAGTCCCACATTAAGGCTTTGATGGGGAAGATGGAATGCTCAGGCGATTCATCACTACAGAATGCCCTCAATCTTGTCCAGGGATATCTTGATCAAATTCCATCATATGGTCATCGTGAAGTTCTGATCTTATGTTCAGCTCTCAGCACCTGTGATCCAGGAGATATAATGGAGACCATAAAGCAATGCAAGAAATCTAAAATTAGGTGCTCGGTTATTGGTCTTTCTGCAGAAATGTTTATATGCAAGCATCTCTGTCAAGAAACTGGTGGAATATACTCCGTTGCAATGGATGAGGTGAGTTCTATTAGGTCTTCAAATCACTTGGAATTGAATGAAATGTTACATTTTcttggaaatttttggtgaaagccACCATCTGATAGTTCCCAGCGCTAGAAACATTATATTAATGCCTTTTACTATTTATTCAAGTTCATGCTCCTACTAAACCTATAATTCTAGGTATTAACCATTTTTTTTTCCTGGTTTTCTTCTATACTTTAATAATGTTGCTTCTTCATCAATACAACTTCTGACTTATCTGAACTGAAAGGGTACATCATAATTATGTATTTATCTCATTCAGGTCCACTTTAAAGAGTTAATGTTAGAGCATGCACCGCCACCCCCAGCAATAGCAGAATTTGCAATTGCTAATTTAATCAAGATGGGTTTCCCACAAAGGGTGGCAGAGGGCTCTATCTCAATTTGTTCTTGTCATAAAGAAGCTAAAGTTGGTGATGGATACATTTGTCCGAGATGCAAGGCGCGTGTATGTGAGCTTCCTACTGAATGCCGTATCTGTGGATTGACACTTGTTTCTTCACCCCATTTGGCAAGGTCATATCATCATCTCTTTCCCATTGTGCCATTTGATGAGGTGTCTCCAAGGCAAAATGTACTACATCACAGACCACCGAAAACTTGTTTTGGCTGCCAACAGAGCCTCCTCAACCCTGGTAAGTTAAAATACTCGCGTTCATGCATGTGCATGCTCTTCATCCAGATGCAGATGAATTGTAATGCTTGTTTGCTATTACCTTTGAAGTAAAAAGAATGAAAGAGAATAGTCATACTAATTGCAACTGCACACcttaatatttgaaatttatgcttaaattgacaagaaaaatttagataaGCTAGATAATTTAATGCTGTTGTGCGAGGCACTCCTATCATTTGGTAAACTTGTACAGGAAGAAGAATACTACATGAACTCGGTTAAATCATGTTACTCATGAAGCTTCCATTAATGGAGGCCTaagattgggatgagattgtctGTCCCTCCCtcagattattttattttattttatacttCTCTTTTCCTCTCTCTCACTGCTAATGTATTCTGGATGGTTGTCATAGGCAACAAGCCCAGCCTCTGTGTTGCTtgtccaaaatgcaaacaatacTTCTGCATTGATTGTGACATTTATATACATGAGAGCTTGCATAACTGCCCAGGCTGTGACAGCATTAGACATTCATAGCCAGTCACCACTAATGAAGAATGAGGAATATTGCTGCAGATTGTTATGTTTTCCTGCTGCCATACGGCTATGATATTCTCCTAGTAATGAACCTTAAAGCAAAGTCTCAGAGCAAGTTCAGACAATGGAAAGAGCAGCTTATTCAACATTCCCAAGTTTTCCCATTTTTTCtcttaaatatgatagtatggaTCAAGTGAAAATTCAGTTCCAATATTTATGATTGCTTTGCTGCATTCCCTAATTTCATATTGACCAGGATCTAATTCTTTGAATATTAGTAGCTACAAACATCAGAATGGAGACTCTTTGGGTAGcgttaattttgaaatttatattattattgttgtatgaatttgaaaaaatgagaaaatattcatttttaattattttaattatttatgaattttaataatataaattatattcacaaaaaggaaattaaaatcatattcattaataattaatattttgttattgaagaaaaaataaataaagaaaacctCTTTCAAGAAAACGATAAGCCTTTTTAAATGGAATTAAACATactcataaataaattttaaatttatgacttTCAATTACAGTATATTCAATGTAGATATCATATTTTAGCCGACCTTCGAAGTCAAGAAGAAACTTTTAAACTTTCAACTTTCTTATCCGCTTTCAACCGATGTCCCCAATCAAGAATAGCTTTTTCAGACTCGCTGATAGCTCGTCCCTGGAACAAATCGACCTCAAGCTTAAATTAGATTGTTCTCCAACCTCTTGGTCTTTGTCAGATGAGTTCGAAACAATATCCGGTCTCCGTTCTATTCGATCTTACCTACTGATATTCTCCGATCTCTCTATACAAATATTGCGGAACTTCATTTAGCTAATGTTATGATCGGGCTTCTCACTTGAATGCCCCAGATTTTCCTTAAAACAAAATTAAGGTTGCTATCCCGTCTAATGACGATTTCGATCTTAAGAGTTCAAGTAAATGTCAAGTCTTTGCAGTTttaatgttctaaagttttacccggtatttggtcatggcttagtccgATCTTATGCTTacgtgtaatgtttttccgatctcttatacgctgattaataattgctttcaagtttaatgttcaaaTACGTTCAAACAATTTGGACgcttttcgatctcatcaagaaattgaacaaaaaggatttctattcatttcaaagtaaaatatatacaagtcatttagtaggtggatcacccccagcctgctcCCCAGGTACATCATCCGCTCTctgattctctctctctctctccggcTCCTCGTCGCTCTCCTCTTCGGCCTCTGGAATGAGCTaattcatccaggagaagtccttttCAGGATAACGCTTCCTAAACTCGGCCAGGAGATcattatgggcattcacatatgcTCCAGCCTTTTTCGTTGTGCTTTCCTCTTCCTTGGCTtggagctcctcctccttcgCCTGGAGCTCCTCAGAAAAATGAGCGAGATCGGCAGATCGATCAACCCGGGAGTCTTCAAGTTCTCGCTCCACCTCCGCTATCCTCTCTTCGTAATACTTCATCCGATCTTCCATTCTGGCGATGTAGTCATTAGTAGAGGGGAGTTGAGCTTGTGCAGCCGAggcatcctggaccgccttaagAATCTCCCTCCTTAAGGCATGGGCTTTCTCTCGGATCATATGTTGATTGgcaatagcctccaagcccaagcccattgtctgagttagaatatcgtcgatgctctcctctgccaatttgttccgatcttcttggaagcagatggagGCGCCTATGACTTTGGCTAACTCGAGGTTCCCTCAGGTGGAATGATTCCTTTCTAGTGATTGGATCAGGAGTTGAGCGCCCCGAGAAAGCGTCCTAACAGTAGGACCAGAagactccccttccacattggaagagatcgaAGGAGGCGGGAGAGGCGGAAGTTCGATCTGCTGAGGAGGAGGAATGACAACCTCTACTTCTGGGATCGGCTGCTCTTGAGGTTGGGGAGGGGAGCTCGGTACCTCTACCAGTTCTCACTGAAGAGTCTAAGCAGCAGTAACAGTGGCCTCCTTAATCGCCCGCACCtttcgggagacctccctctttcgcttacgGATCTCCTTAGAAGCGTCGCTaccagccatacctgcacagagaagaagtcagtgagttcactaagattcagaggctagagatatggattgtaccaggaccgaggtcagagagctgaagctcgtagtcttcatcagtgatcagccgcatcatccaccacttcagttcggccataaccgcaTCTAAGTACGAGAATTTGTGGGTAGACGCCTGGGACTTTAACTTTTTCACTAAGGcgtcttcgtccttatttaaggtgatcttTATTGGAATCGAAgcgaccaggtgttgccaactctGTGAGATactctcaaagccgttcggaattttgctcctcaatataaagaaTCGGTTCTTTCAGTTCTTtagcgaagaagggagatcggtgaagagcccacagtTTGACTTTGCCTAAAAGAACCAAAACTCGTCATCCTTCCTTCGAGCAAGCCTGTGCAGCTTGGCAAAGACTTTATTCGTGGGCTCCAGTTTCTTAGCTCGGCAGAGACCCCGAAAGGCTACTAAAGTCCtctaggagttcggatgcacttgagctaccaaGACATGGTGGAACTTTAGGACGGCTTTATAAAATTCGTCCAAAGGAAAAAGGAGTCTGGCCTTCagctgctcttcgtataccatgataagATCGCCTTCATTAAAGAAGTGATCAGCCCGAAGATCGTCATGGCATTCGATTAGCTCAAAAGAGTCGATCCGCAGATTATACTCttggcttatagattggagatcggttTCTCTCAGGACCGAAGGCAACTCATCAACTGGTAGGTTTTCTCTTCTCAAAGACGCTCCTCTCCTCGGTCTGGTGGCTGGACTAGTAACCGGAACGATGGCTGTGTTGGGACGTCCTCTTGGCCCAGTCACATCGCCTTCTTCCGAGGTCCACGAAATATGAAAGAAAGGCCGgcttgcagctctctgaccctcgacaccgctcattttcaaaaaaataaaagaaattaaccaAGAAAAGAAATCAAAACCTTTATCAGAGTTTAATCGGCGCCtgaaaacttgagaaaatgagagaaaatactGAGATTACTAGAGAagctctgaaaatgacataaggagacAACTGACTCACTTCTCCCctttttatacccgtctgagcattaaatgctcgcgaaGTCCCAAGCGATGCATCAGTTAGTGGAACCGGTCGCTTCCTTGATACGTcgcaagaaggttccagaaacataataaaatcgaataaatgagatcggttagtCAAGGTCATCCGATTGAGCAAACTTCCAAAACCACAGATAGGCTAATGGCGATTCATTTAAAGATCAGATCGGATACACATATCAgaaatcagaaaataattaatgcaataataagacAAACATTTAaacaaaatttcatttcattttcaaaagattggattacatcatttagcatgatctctaaagatcggattacatcatttgagcgatcACTAAATATTAGTACTACATTTTACCTAGTTTAGGCTTACTCCAGATgctgacctatgtcaaagcctgtcttgtggctgaatcgaaagatgtgtttgatcagaaagtcgGCCACAAATGTTGGGTAGATGTGCAGctaagatggggtgactatgactctcatgatattgagcggagtcatcgccgatgtcatTGACCAAAATCGAGTTGCAGTCGGGATGCCCAATGtggttgggagccaaatgaacttcaagaggcggtcaccgacattaagattgaaattagcagtcctcttgcctGAGATCGGTCCACCGATTATACCGGTAGACCGGTTCGAGATCGGTACGatcgtcactttcgatcttgattggtaaattatttcagttccctcactgtcatcagataatgTCCTCGTGATTCTCTGATtgccggggtcataaattttcaggtgaAGGGCGAAGAAAACAgtcaaaaaaagatcaaaagcagccacCATAATCAGAATTATTACCAGAGAAACTAGAATTGGAGCAATGGAGCATTGAAAAACTGAAGGAGGAAAATTAAagtgtgaaggggttttcttgtaggtgcatatatatagggcctgggCATTTATTGCATATAGAAACCGAAGCAGATGCATCGATAACtaaagaattaattgctttgaccaaGGCAAGTCAGATAAAGAGGAAAATCTACAATGGGAGAGATCAGAAAATGAGGGGGGACCCGATATGAGAGAGATCAAaaaaggagagggtcataatagggagatcAGAAGAAAATAGAGCTGAAAAGTGTTGAGAGATTAAATAACTTTCAATTAACTCTCTTCATCATCAGGGCcaagttagttaaagcgttgcaggcgtgatcaaattctcaccacacgcctcatttgcagaaacgcccacctagctgacagacgccaaaacagttatggcagtcctgtacatctcgatatCCACCGATgatcataattgtaaggatggatccggagcccttggatcaaaaagcagacgacaggttcggcgctttttattcccagccttcggaTCTATCTTataaggcaagaccctgagccgttgaattaagagaagaaaggacggatattctgaacggaatctcgaccctccattttgattctctttaattctgagacatcagattatgtccttttgaatctaaaccctccattttgattctgagacatcagattatgtcttTTAATTCTGAGACatcagaaactttagaaaccagttttcttaagtattttcACAAAAAGGGAGCTTTAAACCCTGAGATTTTCATTTTTATTGCATGTCCATTACTCTGTTCAGTTCCATTCTCATCGCTCTATTATCAGCACATTACTCTCTAAGCTAAACTTGGTTTCGATCTACTCCCATTAAGTCGGGCAAGTTCGAGTTCTTCTGCCATCAACTTTCACCTCTACAAGATTTGTGGACATCGGAATTAGCTCATCTGTCTCCTTAActtcccacaggtaagtgtctagaccgTCATTTTGTCGAATACTCATGctttattttctccatttttattcttaaaatttcttttatattcaATTGCGctaaaatctcaaaatagattATCTAGGCTAATAGTTATTTCCCCGGTCTTCTTTTTCTATTCACTCGTAAACTCTATTTATCAcctcttagttttcatttccttcgagaATAGACGTTTAGGTCGTGGACAACTTGTAGATAATATAAAAGATATaggtagaagtatcttaacatGAGAGCTTCGGGCCTGAATGAATGAAAAGTGACAAAAGATAGGCGTAGCAAAAAGTCGAATAGATCAAAAATAAGAATAGGTCAAATAAACAAGTTATGAGATCGGGCCTCAGAATGAAACTAGGGGAAAATACGATAGATCGGGAATTAAGATGAGATCGGATCCCGAACTAGCGacataaaagagatcggatatcgctAATCGAAGAGTTATAATAAAATGATCAGGCGGAAGATCGGCAAAGAGTTCGGTCTTTCATCCACTATCTAGTTACAAGGTCCCGTAGGCTATGAAAAGCTTTATTCggtctcaatttaatttttaacgcaAACACATTAGGAGTTCGGGGGAGAATCCTTACCCGAGcttggtttaatttttttttttaaaaaaaaaaaaaacataacacgataagaggtcaggggagagttcttacccgattctcaaccaaaaatcataaaatatgtggagattggaggagagtccttatccaagatccttcacttaaatttttaacagaatacgttaagaggtcgggggagagttcttacccgattctcaaccaaaaatcataaaatatgtggagatcggaggagagtccttatccgagatccttcacttaaatttttaacagaatactttaagagattaggggggagttcttatctgattctcaaccaaaatcttaaaaatacatgaaaatcggaggagagttcttatccgagatccttcactcaaactttaaacaaaacactttaagagattgggggagagttcttactcgattctcagccaaaatcttaaaaaatacgtggagatcagaggagagttgtgacaccccttacccgtctacagtatatccgagtaagatatgtcacatggtgtaccggaacactctattttatcttaatcatttttattcttccttaatttatttttctcatagttttgaatataatttatgaaatataattcatttaagtcatttattgaaatgataatttatttgaggttccgaaaattttatagaaaatccggcagagtaccggctaaaaatggagaaaacaattcttcgaaacctgtgaaaaacacttccaataatcatattcaatcattcttaaactccaatatcaaaatctcaatatgtttttcaacaacatttccatttctcaatcattcatctcatatgataatcatgtaaaagtcataaataaatattcactttttcattcataaccacaattttcattatttacatgaacatcaaaatacattacataagtttcaattatacaaaaggaaataaaagttaattacaaaataccaaaatgaaacctagtgtcctaccaatgcactgcagatggtgaggtgacacggacactatgcagagctgcaggaggtctcacccagtctgtggtctactgggctctcggtcagtatctccagaacctacgtgtggtaaaagcaacgcgctaagcaataatgcttagtggtgccaataataaaataaaaagaaataacagaaaataaatatgcagtgcatgcatcgaggtcttacttgttttgtacttgttatattcattatttcgttaaatttatccattttcatttttggttgcccaagtaacctatactggacgactagactggataaatgggtaaactggcactggggtctagtacctcgggccgtcataccatcggtcgcatatccatctcccggtgtgcaacagaacagctaataaactgtaatgacaataggcacaaggccaaatatcaacacaatgtcagaatggctaaaagccatgaaatcacagaatggcataatgccatgtgcagtactgctaactgaaccctattggcataccaaactatccaaaccaatcttattaggtatactagggcatttgatacttttgaattcttcaatttttgaatttcaagttttggtgtcactattcacttcactagtcaacaaaaatgttgacttttgcatagaaaataggtacattggttttaacactcccaatgtaccacattttgcattcaaaacttgttgaaattaatcaccaatactattcctaagcttaaaactaatggagcagaattttcagtttttgtaccctaactttactgttccattagttactgttgcaa contains:
- the LOC110638639 gene encoding general transcription factor IIH subunit 2; the protein is MSTAEKRQSNGEAEEDDDDDDGDGHGLDAWERTYTDERSWEALQEDESGLLRPIDNKIIHHAQYRRRLRSLSTTAARIQKGLIRFLYIVVDLSRAASEMDFRPSRMVVIVKHVEAFVREFFDQNPLSQIGLVTIKDGVAHSLTELGGSPESHIKALMGKMECSGDSSLQNALNLVQGYLDQIPSYGHREVLILCSALSTCDPGDIMETIKQCKKSKIRCSVIGLSAEMFICKHLCQETGGIYSVAMDEVHFKELMLEHAPPPPAIAEFAIANLIKMGFPQRVAEGSISICSCHKEAKVGDGYICPRCKARVCELPTECRICGLTLVSSPHLARSYHHLFPIVPFDEVSPRQNVLHHRPPKTCFGCQQSLLNPGNKPSLCVACPKCKQYFCIDCDIYIHESLHNCPGCDSIRHS